The Candidatus Obscuribacterales bacterium genome window below encodes:
- a CDS encoding glycosyltransferase — MKITACITTMNRPQELDECLQGLWSSTYVPHAVVVSDNSTDPEVQRSNQEVVQRYAHTVYLEGPHTGVTANRNNALHAAPQDSDRIIFLADDIQVSPDFFERAVQCYQNLPPGLDEKTILTGDNRNEFSPPDIGPLGVNFRGYFCPWKPGIPQVVNLYASLFPKSFLDQEEWDEQIFLGQEDIELSLRALRCGYQIIYEPTLKVFDTRFQKTTLPSAERGKMQSYEIYVAASRLYIGIKRYKHLFPDPIKLLIFRVVYYLHMTLYLLRRKSLQSWPDIIKISNVNRL; from the coding sequence ATGAAGATCACCGCTTGCATCACCACTATGAATCGTCCGCAGGAGTTGGATGAATGTCTGCAAGGATTATGGTCGTCAACCTACGTGCCCCATGCCGTTGTGGTTTCCGATAACTCAACGGATCCAGAGGTGCAGCGGAGTAATCAGGAGGTCGTGCAGCGCTATGCCCATACCGTCTATCTGGAAGGGCCCCACACGGGTGTAACGGCTAATCGCAATAATGCCCTCCATGCTGCCCCTCAGGATAGCGATCGCATCATTTTTCTAGCCGACGACATTCAGGTGTCACCCGACTTCTTTGAGCGGGCCGTCCAGTGTTACCAAAATCTTCCCCCCGGTCTAGATGAAAAGACCATTCTCACCGGAGACAACCGCAATGAATTTAGCCCACCGGATATCGGCCCCCTAGGCGTCAATTTTCGAGGCTATTTTTGCCCTTGGAAACCAGGCATTCCTCAGGTTGTGAATCTCTATGCCAGTCTTTTTCCCAAAAGTTTTTTAGATCAGGAAGAGTGGGACGAACAGATTTTCCTGGGACAGGAAGATATTGAACTCTCGCTGCGGGCGCTGCGCTGCGGCTACCAAATTATCTATGAACCCACCCTGAAGGTCTTTGATACACGCTTTCAAAAAACGACCTTGCCCTCGGCAGAACGGGGCAAGATGCAAAGCTATGAAATCTATGTGGCTGCCAGCCGCCTTTATATCGGCATCAAGCGCTATAAGCATCTCTTTCCTGATCCGATCAAGCTCCTGATATTTCGCGTTGTGTATTATTTGCATATGACGCTCTATTTACTGCGTCGTAAATCTCTACAGTCATGGCCAGACATTATCAAGATCTCTAATGTGAACCGGTTATGA